The genomic window AGGAAAAGGTGAATAGGGAGCTAAAGACCTACATGACTCGCGGGTTCAAAGACTTGAAAGAAATGTGTCAGACGCACTCATGTGATCTCCGTATGGGAGCTTTCACCCTCGGTATTAATCGTGTCGCTCAAGCTACCACTATCAGAGGCTGGGGTTCTTGATACCCCCCCATGGGAAGCTAAAGAACAAGAATTCAGAAAATCTTTCTATGTTGTTGATTTGCTTTGTGATTTGAGTCAATTCTAGAGTAATAAAAACTATGTGCTAATTGCAGTTTAACCTTCTCAAATTTTCTATCAACGAATCTAATTTGATGCAAATATTTTTACTCCATAGATAAAACCAAAGTCTTGAAAATTGAGAATACGGGAGAACGATAGTCATTCATAAAACAAAGGGTACAAGTTTGGATAAGGCTTATAAAGCAGGAGAAGAACCTAAAATCTTCCTCGGCCTCTAAAGCTTCCACGAGAGCCACCGCGTGGTGGAAATCTACCACCTCTTGGAGCACCTCTACCTCTACTAAATGATCCACCTCTTCCACGACCTCTACTATCACCTCTTCCACGACCTGCACCTCCACGTCCACCCGTTGACTGACCCCTGGAAGAACAAAGACACGCAGTTAGATGGAGTTTGATACAATTAACAACTCTCAACTAATAGTGTATCTAAAGTCTCGATTGTTAAGAGGAAAAAGCTAATTGCTAAAGTTAAACGAGCTCACTAATGTTATTTCAAGTTCAGGAAAAGAAACTTATATATTGACCAATGATGTGTTAAGAAGTGGGGCTTACTTTGGCTGAGGAAGGAATCGAGCGAGTGGCAAAAGCTTGTAAGGGTCGATGAAGAACTTATCTCCTGGAGAATACGAGGTGGCTACAATACCTTCCATCATTTTGATAGAAAACaactgaagaagaatcaaaacagaaTTAATGTCAGAAACCTCTAGTTTGCTTACAACTGAAAGAAGAATAGAGAACTTACAGATTCATTAATTGGGCCAAAGATTTCATCTACTTTCCCAATCTGAGTCTTGTTCTCTAGGTAGATCGGAGCGTTAAAATGAGGAATCTTCTCCTGTGAGAGTTTGGTCACAGCATCTCCCTCGCAAGCATGAACGAAAGTTGCAACCTCTGtaaaccaaaagagagaaacctcATCACAAacgaacaaaaagaaaagcagtCAGGGAAGTATATACATCAACTAGCATTAAAAACCATATATACTCAACTCAAAGCTGAAACTCGGAATAAAAGACACACAAACCCGTCAAAAGCATCATACTTGTAAACTAGCTCAAGGGTAAAAAAGTAGCATGATACGATTCGTCAATGAGAAATcaatgataaaaaaagaaatgaacttTAGAACTTGTCCATTACAACTACACATTCAAGCAGGAACAAGCTCATTCATTTCAAAGCTCCGACTACAAATCGAACATCTTTAATAGTTGCTTTCAAAAACCAATTAACAAGTAAAAGCTATGTCAAGTAAAGAAACGAACCCACGACTTCGCTAGGAGGACCTTCGTCTCTAAAACCACCAAAGCGACCGCCTCCACCACCAAAgcgtcctcctcctccaccgaaTCTACCGCCTCCTCCACCGAACCtaccgccac from Arabidopsis thaliana chromosome 3, partial sequence includes these protein-coding regions:
- a CDS encoding H/ACA ribonucleoprotein complex, subunit Gar1/Naf1 protein (H/ACA ribonucleoprotein complex, subunit Gar1/Naf1 protein; FUNCTIONS IN: snoRNA binding, pseudouridine synthase activity, RNA binding; LOCATED IN: chloroplast thylakoid membrane, nucleolus; EXPRESSED IN: 23 plant structures; EXPRESSED DURING: 13 growth stages; CONTAINS InterPro DOMAIN/s: H/ACA ribonucleoprotein complex, subunit Gar1, eukaryote (InterPro:IPR021154), H/ACA ribonucleoprotein complex, subunit Gar1/Naf1 (InterPro:IPR007504); BEST Arabidopsis thaliana protein match is: H/ACA ribonucleoprotein complex, subunit Gar1/Naf1 protein (TAIR:AT5G18180.1); Has 27180 Blast hits to 8695 proteins in 812 species: Archae - 17; Bacteria - 4971; Metazoa - 11125; Fungi - 2086; Plants - 5744; Viruses - 428; Other Eukaryotes - 2809 (source: NCBI BLink).), producing MRPPMRGGGGFRGRGGRDGGGGGRFGGGGGRFGGGGGRFGGGGGRFGGFRDEGPPSEVVEVATFVHACEGDAVTKLSQEKIPHFNAPIYLENKTQIGKVDEIFGPINESLFSIKMMEGIVATSYSPGDKFFIDPYKLLPLARFLPQPKGQSTGGRGGAGRGRGDSRGRGRGGSFSRGRGAPRGGRFPPRGGSRGSFRGRGRF